TCCGACAGTCCATCAACCGCGTCCTGGCCAACGACACGCGCACCATCCGCCTCCCCTTCTACGTCTACTGCGACCTGTACCGGATAACCCGCATGCGGGAGGTCTTCCAGAGCCGCCACGGCCGCCAGCCGTCCCTCGATGAGCTCTCCGACGAGACGGGCATCACCGCGGACAAGCTCCAACGCATCTCGATCCTGGCCACCTACCGGCTCTCCCTCAACCGTCCCGTCGTCCCGGACGGCGAGACCGAAGTGGTTGATCTGTTGACCGACTCCCACGACGAGAGCCCGGAGCGGCTGCTCATCGCCGAGGACCGGCAGCGGGAGCTGGAGGACCTGATGGCGAAGCTGCCCAAGCGGCAGCGGCGTATCGTGGAGATGCACTACGGAATCGGCCGCAAGGCCATGACCCTGCGACAGATAGGTGAGGTCTTCGGGCTCTCCCGGGAGCGGATCCGGCAGATCGAGGTGGTCGCCTTCATAAAACTGCGCCGGGAGGCCTCGACGGCCCTGAACCCGGACGCCGACCCTTGACACGGACCACCGCTCCGCATACACTAAACAAGGCTGCCTTCGACTTTTCCACCTAAACCGTGAAAAGGAAGACAAGGGATTTAACCGAGCGGAGCGAGCTATGCCTCTGGCGAAACCCCTTGCCTCACCATCCGTGGAATTTGACGAACTACTAGAGATTCTGGCCTGCCCGGTCTGCAAGACGCCGGTCCACCTCGACGGGACCGGCGAGCGGATCGTGTGCGACTCCTGCGGCCGCCGGTACCCCATCCGCGACGGCATCCCGGTGATGCTCGTCGAGGAGTCCGAAGGGGGCAAGTAAGGCCCGGAGCGCGTGGGGCCGGGTTGGGGCCGGTGGGCGGATAAATGCCTACCGGGGCCGGGGCGCGCGGGGGCCGACGACAGGGGCCACGCCACCCCCGGAACTCGTCCCTGCGATTAGAGGCCGAACGATAAGACAAGGGGCTTAAGCCCCTTGCCCCGGAACTCGTCCCCGCAAATAGCGGTCGGTCGGGGCCGGAGAGCGCGGGGGCCGACGACAGGGGCCACGCCGCCAAAGGAACTCGTCCCGCGAGTAGGGGCCGACCGATAAGACAAGGGGCTTCAGCCCCTTGCCCCGGAACTCGTCCTCGTGAGTAGGGGCCGACCGGGCCGCAGGCGCGTAGGGGACCGGAGAGACGACCGCGGCGTATAAAACGTGGCGGCATCCCTTCGGTCTGAAAAACGACGCAACCGGAGACCGACCCGCGGCAAGGCAAAGGACCGCCCTTGACCGAATACCAGGCCATCATCCCCGCCGCCGGCATCGGCACGCGCCTCAAACCCCACACCAACACCATCCCCAAGGCGCTCATCCGGGTCGCCGGCAAGCCCATCCTGGGCTACATCCTCGACGACGTCGCCCGCGCCGGAATCAAAGACGTCACCCTCGTCACCGGCTTCTTCGCCGAGAAGGTGGAGGATTACGCCCGTGCCGCGTACGGCGGCTTGAACCTCACCTTCGCCCGCCAAACCGAGCAGCTCGGCCTGGGCCACGCCGTCTGGACCGCCCTTCGTAAAAAGCGCGACCGGCCCAGCCTCGTCGTCCTCGGCGACACTATCGTCGAGGCCGACCTCGCCGGCATCCTCGACCAGCCCGACAACGTCATCGCCGTCGCCCCCACCGACGACCCCCGGCGCTTCGGCATCGTCGAGCTTTCCGGCGACCGCATCGTGCGCATGGTGGAAAAGCCCGCCGACCCGCCCTCGAACCTCGCCATCGTCGGGCTGTATCTCATCCGCGACTCCGAGGCGCTCTACCGCGCCCTGGGCGGCAACATCGTCTCCGGGGTGCGCACCAAGGGCGAGTTCCAGCTCACCGACGCCCTGGTGCGGATGCTCGCCGACGGGACCGTCTTCCTGTACCGGGTGCACTTGAAGGGGTCCCTCGTCGGCGACAACGCCCTGGTGCGGGGGCGCTTCGACCGCCTGAACCTGGGCGACGACTCCGATGTGACGTTCTCGTAAAGGGGGCCATCGGGCTACGCGGAG
The sequence above is drawn from the bacterium genome and encodes:
- a CDS encoding RNA polymerase sigma factor RpoD/SigA, encoding MTGFRSKDPTLDAYLEDINRFPVLSRQEELDLAYRARAGDEVATKRLIEANLRFVVKIAFKYGSPGLPLTDLISAGNEGLIIAVRHFEPERGIRLISYGVWWIRQSINRVLANDTRTIRLPFYVYCDLYRITRMREVFQSRHGRQPSLDELSDETGITADKLQRISILATYRLSLNRPVVPDGETEVVDLLTDSHDESPERLLIAEDRQRELEDLMAKLPKRQRRIVEMHYGIGRKAMTLRQIGEVFGLSRERIRQIEVVAFIKLRREASTALNPDADP
- a CDS encoding Trm112 family protein, with amino-acid sequence MPLAKPLASPSVEFDELLEILACPVCKTPVHLDGTGERIVCDSCGRRYPIRDGIPVMLVEESEGGK
- a CDS encoding nucleotidyltransferase family protein: MTEYQAIIPAAGIGTRLKPHTNTIPKALIRVAGKPILGYILDDVARAGIKDVTLVTGFFAEKVEDYARAAYGGLNLTFARQTEQLGLGHAVWTALRKKRDRPSLVVLGDTIVEADLAGILDQPDNVIAVAPTDDPRRFGIVELSGDRIVRMVEKPADPPSNLAIVGLYLIRDSEALYRALGGNIVSGVRTKGEFQLTDALVRMLADGTVFLYRVHLKGSLVGDNALVRGRFDRLNLGDDSDVTFS